The Desulfonatronospira thiodismutans ASO3-1 DNA segment CTTCAGCACCCAGGAGTCTGAACTTCCTGGTCCAGTCCGCGGCCGCCCCTTCCCTGGCGAAAACCGCCGACTCCTTAAGCCTGGCCCTGCCCGCCCAGCAGACTTTTCAGTCAGGGCACTGTCCCGTATGCGGCAGCCTGCCCTATATAGCAGAGTTAAGAGAAAAACAGGGATTTCGCTACCTGCACTGCAGTTTCTGCCACACCGCATACCGTTTCAAAAGAATGGCCTGCCCGTATTGCGCCGTGGAAAAAAGCGACTCCTTTGAATACTTTCATACGAGGGAAATTCCCGGGTTCAGGGTGGATCTCTGCACATCCTGCAATATGTACATTAAGACAATGGACTTCAGGGAAATGGACAAAAAGGCACTGCCCCCGCTGGACGACCTGGAATCACTGCCCCTGGACATCAAGGCCAAGGAAGAGGGATATATCCGCCCCACCCTGTCAGCCTGGGGCTTCTAAGATTTTTGCCTTTTAAAGCAAATGACTGCTCAAGACTTAAGCGCGGTCATCCTTGCAGGCGGAAAAAGCACCCGCCTGGGCAGGGATAAGACCCGGGTCAGGATACAGGGGCAGACCCTGGTCCAGCGCATGGTCTCCCTGGCCCGCAGGTTCTGCCGGAGCACCTGGGTGGTGGGACAGCACCCGGAGCAGGTCGACGCACCCTGGATGCTTGATGAAATTCCGGGCATAGGCCCC contains these protein-coding regions:
- a CDS encoding formate dehydrogenase accessory protein FdhE — protein: MFTQPEKSLKIYKKRKKPLEQKSFLPKELTQLVDFIIKNQLEAAEKASPENNPHTSLASSHEVLSGKPLLPREEFPLDFKTSRELALKILKFMADSNEHLVQSMEVIQKEMDSDPEFLDMAMKKYLEGDDDFFRSFGEKTPSAPRSLNFLVQSAAAPSLAKTADSLSLALPAQQTFQSGHCPVCGSLPYIAELREKQGFRYLHCSFCHTAYRFKRMACPYCAVEKSDSFEYFHTREIPGFRVDLCTSCNMYIKTMDFREMDKKALPPLDDLESLPLDIKAKEEGYIRPTLSAWGF